A window of Gloeocapsa sp. PCC 73106 genomic DNA:
CTTTGGCAGAGCCGGGGGCTTTAGTGCTAGTTTAAATTTTTCTAGCCTTAGTGGTAGTAATGGCTTTGCTATTAATGGTATTAATAACGGAGACAGATCAGGCAGATCTGTAAGTAGTGCAGGAGATATCAATGGCGATGGCATTGATGATTTGATTATTGGCGCATATGGTGCTGACCCCAGTGGCAGAAATGGTGCAGGACAGAGTTACGTAGTCTTTGGCAGAGCCGGGGGCTTTAGTGCTAGTTTAAATCTTTCTAGCCTTAGTGGTAGTAATGGCTTTGCTATTAA
This region includes:
- a CDS encoding integrin alpha; this translates as MPFPSQFELSSLNGSNGFAINGINNGDVSGGSVSSAGDINGDGIDDLIIGAYGADPSGRSDAGQSYVVFGRAGGFSASLNFSSLSGSNGFAINGINNGDRSGRSVSSAGDINGDGIDDLIIGAYGADPSGRNGAGQSYVVFGRAGGFSASLNLSSLSGSNGFAI